Within the Thermosynechococcus sichuanensis E542 genome, the region ATGATTGGCCCCAATTGCCACATTTGCAGTGGTGCGGTCGTCGATAACTGCGTGATTTTCGAGTACTCTCGCCTTGGCTCCGATGTCCGCTTAGTGGATAAGTTGGTCTTTGGTCGCTACTGTGTTGATAAAACAGGTACCACAATTGATTTGAAGGCCGCCGCCCTTGATTGGTTGATTACCGATTCACGGCAAACGGATATTCAGCCGCGTCCCCTCGAATTAAAGGAGATTGTGTCCCAAACCTCACTTTAAGCCCATGACATTGGCAAATCAATTGCAAAGCGGTTTGACGCTTTTTTTGAGCCTACTGGTGGAGGCATTGCCTTTTCTGCTGCTGGGCATTTTGCTCTCCAGTGTATTACTACTGTTTGTGAATGAGCAGGCACTGATTCGTCGTTTGCCGCGATCGCCCTTGCTGGGAGCTTTGGTGGGCAGTTGTATTGGCTTTCTTTTTCCAGTGTGTGAGTGTGGCAATGTGCCCGTGGCGCGGCGATTGCTCGTTCAGGGACTGCCGCCATCCGTGGCCATTGGTTTTTTGTTGGCGGCACCAACGATTAACCCGATTGTGATTTGGGCAACTTGGACAGCCTTTCGCGATCAGCCAGAGATTGTGGTGTTTCGCGTCCTCTTCTCGCTGGCGATCGCCACCATTATCGGCTGGGTCTTTAGCTTCCAAAAGGATCTAACCCCCTTTTTGCAGCCCACAGTAACCAGTTTGATGCGTCGCCCCCAACCCCAAGCAACTGCTGTTCCTGCCCTGCTCCAGTCGGGCACCTACCTCTTGGGAACGCCCGGCCAACCCCTTGCCATGGAAACCCTCACGCTTGCCCCACCTACTGCAACGATTCCTTGGCAGCAGCGTCTGCCCCAGATCCTAGAAAATGTGGTGCAGGAATTTCGGGAATTGGGGGGAATTCTCGTCCTCGGTAGCCTAGTGGCGACAGTGATTCAGGTGGCTGCCCCCCGCGAACTCATCCTCAGCCTTGGTCAAGGGCCAGTGATCTCGATTGTGGCAATGATGATCTTGGGCACAGTGATTTCCATTTGCTCGACGGTTGATGCCTTCTTTGCCCTGGCCTTTGCCGCCACCTTTACGCCGGGGTCAAT harbors:
- a CDS encoding permease, which produces MTLANQLQSGLTLFLSLLVEALPFLLLGILLSSVLLLFVNEQALIRRLPRSPLLGALVGSCIGFLFPVCECGNVPVARRLLVQGLPPSVAIGFLLAAPTINPIVIWATWTAFRDQPEIVVFRVLFSLAIATIIGWVFSFQKDLTPFLQPTVTSLMRRPQPQATAVPALLQSGTYLLGTPGQPLAMETLTLAPPTATIPWQQRLPQILENVVQEFRELGGILVLGSLVATVIQVAAPRELILSLGQGPVISIVAMMILGTVISICSTVDAFFALAFAATFTPGSILAFLVLGPMVDLKGLGLLLTIFRPRALIYIFLLVAQLTFSLCLFLNLQWS